The DNA sequence AAACTAAAGTCAAGAAAAAAATAAATGAGTGAATTTGATTGCTATAAATTTAAGGATATAATCGATTCAGAAGATTATATATTCCGTGTAAGTAAACTCAATTCTATAAGTTGGTTATTGTTTTTTTACACCTTCTAATATATGGGTAATTTAATATTAAGGATGAAGTTATTCATGTTAAGATCAAAAAACATATCTCAACCATAGGAGTAGATATGATGAATTTAGTCTTCTTAAAAATTATATTTTAGTCTGAATACGTTGTACGGCCAAATAAGAACGTGTTTCCAAAAGTTTAACCTTCCAATATCTGAATAGTCATAATTAATTTTGTTCCAATGTGGTGAACAAGCGTCACATAAGGCTCCTTTCGGACAATCCCTCAAACAGTTATCAAATTCATATGAAGGATAATTCAAAACTCTAAAGTACCCGACACAAAGGTAGATTGAAATTATAAATATAAAAAGAAGTGAAATTTTCAAAGCTTTACTCATAGATCAAGTATAGCAATAATTCTATATAGTGTCGGATTATTTTAAATTCTAAATCCATTCGCTACACAAAGAATACATTCAATACTTGTGTGTCCATCGAAACTGTAAACGGCGCGAATGGATATGAGCGGTGGGTACAGGATTCGAACCTGTGTAGCCATAAATGACTCTGGTTTTCAAGACCAGTGCGTTTGTCCGCTCCGCCAACCCACCGTGTGTGCGCCCAGGGGGATTCGAACCCACGACCTGCCGGTTAAGAGCCGGATGCTCTACCACTGAGCTATGGGCGCAAATACCTTTATGCTTAGGTATTTTAGCACAAATTAAAACTGAGGGTGTTTGCCTGGAGCCTTTATATATTAAGCAGTCCAAAAACTATGCCACAAATTGTAAACTGATCTTACAACCGTTTCTAAAGTAGCGTGTGGCTTAGTGATTTCTTTATCTACAAGTATTGGTTGACCCTGTACTTTGTTTAGATTTTTAATATCAAAATAAAATTGATGATACTTACCACTTGTGTCTTTCCAGGAGAATTGAGTAAACGGTTTTCCGGGATAGTTTAGAATAAACGGGGTAATGGCGACAATATTGTCATCGATCCAAATATCACGATAGGCTTTGATTAAATTTTCAGATACGATTTTTTCATCTAAGCCGATTCCACTTTCGCTATTGTGAGCCCACCCTGTTTCTGTAATGAAAATAGGTAATTTTTTTTGTAATCCCAATTTTTTTAATACATCAATTTCCCATGCGTACGTTTTTATCGACCCCCTGCCGGTCTTGTCGACGGAACCGGAAAATCCGGGGTTTGGGTACGAATGTGAAGTCCAACCGTCAATGTAATCAAAAAGATCGGTTTGGTGAATAAGCATTCTTTCGAGAAATTTTTCTTCATCCATGTGTGTTAAATCATTTGGTGCCGACGCATCGAGTCCTGCAGGTAGAATGTAAAAGTCACTTGATTTAAGTTTTAGAGCACGGGATTGTTCGACGAGAAAATCCGCATATTCTTCGGGGTTTACTTCTCCACCCCATTCTGTTGCATGATTTGGTTCGTTGCCGATAATTACATAACGATTTTGCGTTACCCATGGAAGAGCATCCAGAAAATCAGCCCAGACGCTTGTACCGGAAACAGAAGCTTGAATCCACCCCATATCGCTTTGTGATGTGGCAATTCGCACAATCGGAATGAGATGGAGTTCGCGCATCTTCTCAAATGCTCTTGACCAGCGGACAACATCCATTTCATCTTCTCGAATAACAAACGTCACATATCCCCAATCGCCACCCCGGGAATTAACTAATTGAGATGCATCTTGCAGATCGTTCTCGTCATTGATGTGAATACCGTATTTATTGTTTATGGCATTGGTTGGATCACTAATTGCCAAAGCATGACCCGGTAGCACGATAAATAAAAACAAGATAAGAATTAATTTACTAAAATTTTTCATTTAAAAAACCACAGTCATAAGTTAACCACATACCGTGTAGTATTGTTATAGCTAATTATATCAGTGGGGTGTTAACGATGATTTATTTTCTCTTTTTGGCAAATACATACGATTTATTGCGTGGATGAAGAGTTGATGGTAAGTAGTATTTGCGCCGAAGGTGTAAAACTTGCCATAAACGTTAGTTCACAAGTTGCAAAGTTACAGCTAAATATGTGCTCCCGCGAGGAATCGAACCTCGAATTAACCCTTAGAAGGGGTTTGTTATATCCGTTTAACTACGGGAGCAAAATAATGTCTAATTTTACATCTTTGAGCTGAAAATGTCATTTGGGAGATATTATTTGACACAACCTAATATCCACTTCTCGAAACTGGAATTTACGTTTGTTACACCTAACTCGCCTATAAAATTATCATAAGAAATATTTTCTCTAATTATTTTTTCGATTACTGCAAATTTATTATCAAGAGTTTTTATTATCAAAACGACTTCAGGCTCTTCGGTAATTCTTCCGTCGTATTTGTAAATACAAGTTATGGGAAAAAAGTTTACACAATTTGTCAGGTTGTTAGAAAGCAGTAATTTGCCGATCTTTTTGGCTTCATTGGAATTATTTAGCGTTGTATAAATAATTTTCATAGTGATTAAGTGAATTATATTTTAATACATTGATTGTTTGAAGTGCGTAATTTAACTGAAGATGGAAAATTTATGAGTTGCAAAAAATACGTCTGTCAATTTTTAGTATATAAAAAATAAACCCAAGTGTATGTTAATTTGCCAAAGTACATTAATTTCAAATTAAAGAAAGTGTAGTTTGGAAACTCTCAAGATGAAGGTTGTTCACTGGCTTTTTGAACGATTTTATTGATAAATAGTGTTTTTTTCCGGTAGTACTCGCGCATCGATGTACCGTTTCCCCTTTCTTTCAGTAAACGATATGTATCTAGATCCTTGGGATGAGTTTTTAGGTAATTACTAAATATTTCTGAATTCTTCCAGTTTTTATGACTTTTGTTGACTAAAAAGATATCAATATTTTTTCGGTCAACGTTTGTTACAAATCTTGCTCGCTCATATGGATAAAAACTTCTTGGCGCTCCAAATATTTTTGTTAACTCTTTAGATAGAGGAACAAACTTAACTTTTGGAACCGGAATATAAATATCAATTTCGTCTTGACCGGAAATACCAAGGCTTGATGCCCCGTGATGCTCAACCGGTATTTCACTTCCCAATTTGTCTTGTATTAGTTTTTGCACCATTTCAAACTTGATGCTTGCCGTTTTATCAAAAGGAAGGATCGTTATCGTATCGGTATCCGACAAATGATTAATCCAGCGTTGTTGAGATTTTGTTAAACTCGAATTATCGATTTCCTCCTTAATCCGATACGTAACAATTGATTTTAATAAGTTTACGGGAATTTTCTGATCAAGCTTTAAATGAATTGCTCCTTTGGAGGTTGTGTATCCTTGTAATTGTTTTGAAAAATGACTTATTGCACTTGGTGTGGGATAAAACCCGATATGACTTTTAAACAGCGCAAAATGCACCAGATTTTTGCCATTATATTTAAACGTCGGTATACCGTAATTAATACATTCTGTGATATCGGAATTATTAGAAGTGATTAACTTTCGAATCGCGTTTAGCTTGTTTTGTATATTGCCGGGAGCGTGTGAAATGTATGTATCAATATCTTGATAGTTTTTGTACATTATCAAAGTTTAACACGAATTAAAACGTCAATATGTAATTATTGTCAAACCTTCACGAATTTAATTTCACTCAAAGTAAAATGCCTGCTATAATATGTCAGCTTGCCGAAGTGCTGGAATTGGTAGACAGGCACGCTTCAGGAGCGTGTGTTCTTACGAGCGTGAGGGTTCAAGTCCCTCCTTCGGCACTTAAAGAATGTTCCATACGTATGTTTTAATAGTATCGAACGGTAATTTTTATATTGGTTATACCAAAGACTTGAGAAAAAGATTTCATAACCATGTTAACGGTTTGGTATATTCAACCAAAACGAAATTGCCAGTAGTATTGGTATACTATGAAGCATGTATAAATGAATATGATGCTATAAAGAGAGAACGTTATCTAAAAAGTGGACCTGGAAGAAAGTTCATTAAATACAGAATTAGGTATTATTTAAATAAAATAACGCCTGGGGCCAGTTAGAACCCTGGTACCAGACGCATGTATAAATACTAATTGTTTAGCTATCGTTATATACTAAGGATTTTACATCTTGGGTTCTAACTGGCCGGGGTGCTGGAATTGGTAGACAGGCTACGTTGAGGACGTAGTGCAGGTAACTGCGTGCAGGTTCAAGTCCTGTCCTCGGCACAAATTTTGAATTGATATTTTTGTATAACAAAATTGTATTGCAATTTTGAGAAGGAGAAGTAGTGAAGCGGTAAACACTAAGCGATAGCGAATTGTAAAAGCAAAACTAACTTTGACTTGGGTGGTTAGCTCAGCTGGTTAGAGCGTTCGGCTTACATCCGAAAGGTCGG is a window from the Candidatus Woesebacteria bacterium genome containing:
- a CDS encoding divalent-cation tolerance protein CutA; translation: MKIIYTTLNNSNEAKKIGKLLLSNNLTNCVNFFPITCIYKYDGRITEEPEVVLIIKTLDNKFAVIEKIIRENISYDNFIGELGVTNVNSSFEKWILGCVK
- a CDS encoding GrpB family protein — protein: MYKNYQDIDTYISHAPGNIQNKLNAIRKLITSNNSDITECINYGIPTFKYNGKNLVHFALFKSHIGFYPTPSAISHFSKQLQGYTTSKGAIHLKLDQKIPVNLLKSIVTYRIKEEIDNSSLTKSQQRWINHLSDTDTITILPFDKTASIKFEMVQKLIQDKLGSEIPVEHHGASSLGISGQDEIDIYIPVPKVKFVPLSKELTKIFGAPRSFYPYERARFVTNVDRKNIDIFLVNKSHKNWKNSEIFSNYLKTHPKDLDTYRLLKERGNGTSMREYYRKKTLFINKIVQKASEQPSS
- a CDS encoding GIY-YIG nuclease family protein; this encodes MFHTYVLIVSNGNFYIGYTKDLRKRFHNHVNGLVYSTKTKLPVVLVYYEACINEYDAIKRERYLKSGPGRKFIKYRIRYYLNKITPGAS